The region AATCGGGAGTCAGCACGACCTTCGTCGGGACGTCGCTCGTGGCGGTGGTGACGACATTGCCTGAGTTGGTCACGTCTCTGGCCGCCGTCCGGCTCGGGGCCTTCGATCTTGCAGTGGGCAATCTCTTCGGCAGCAATGCCTTCAATATAGCGGCTTTCTTGTTTGCCGACCTGGCATACGCCGGTGGGCCATTACTCGGTGCGATCGACTCCACTCATGCGTTGACCGCCCTCTGGGGCATTGTGATGATGAATGTAGGGCTGATGGGGATTGTGTATCGAGTGGAGAAGCGGTATTGGCTCATTGAACCGGATAGCCTGGTGATGATTCTCGGGTATTTGCTCGGCCTCTGGCTGTTGTTCCGATGACGCCGGGCATGTGCACGAGGGATATGATCTTCCTGCTCACCTCGCGGGCGGTCATTTCCAGGAGACGGATGGGAGGGAGATGACTCGCTCGCTCTCTGCGCTTGACTGTGCGTCGAGGAGCAGATCGTACACCATTTTTACACGCGCCCGTATGTCCTGAGCGAGCGACAGGAATTCGACCCCGAACGAATCCTTGCCGGTCCAGGTGACGACGGCGGGTTTGATTTCGATGGGTTCACGGCGATCGGGCAGTGAGATGCGCAGGGTCAATCGCATTCCGCAATGCACCTTGGCCTCAGGCTGTTCGATCCGGCACCCGCCTGGGGAGAAGTCCCGCACGACGCCCTGGCTGGTTCCGCGAGGCCCTTGAAGCTCAATGGGCCGGTTCATTTCCACTCGTCTGTTCTTCCGTTTCGCCATCGATTGCCCTTTCCGCGCTGCGTTTGTGTGACGGGATCGAGACCGTGCGCTTTCGAAACCAACCTGCAACAAGCATGGCGTGGGAGACATGCACCTCGCCCGATGCGCGATGAGCCTGTTCAACCTCCGTTCAAATAGCCGGCTGCATGAGAGACTCCGCCAAGTCCCTGAATGTCGGATCCAGCATGAATCGCCTGAATGAAACATCCTGTCGGGGATCCGGTATGCGGTCACCCCCCTCTCGCTGGCGATTGTTGCGGAAGGCAGCGTGGAGGGATTGCATCGCCTTTTCCCGATCGTTCATCCCTGCGTAGGTGCGGGCGAGGTGGTAATGAAACAGTGAGTTGGCAGGATCTTGTGAGAGGCCGTAGTCCAACGTGGCCTTGGCGCGCGTGAGGTCACCGGTCATACCGTAGGCCACCCCCAAGTTATGAACGAGCAGGCGCCAGACGGCCTTGTCGAGGGTTGAGTGTGCTCGTTCCAACGCGATCGCCTGCTCATAGTACGGAATGGCTTGCCGAAAGTGCCCTTGCAGGTAGGATGCGCTGCCTGCTCGAAAGTGGTCGAGGCTGCCGGCCCGGGGGGCGGGGACGATGTCGAGACTCTGCAGCACCGCTCGCAATCGTGAATCATCTCCGCGCGTGAAACCGGTTGTAGCAACGTGGATGTCTGCGTAGACGTTGTCTTTACGGACGCAGGCGAATAGGTGGAGTTGATCTACCGATGTTCCCTTGGTCTCTGGCAGCAGATACTCGAGGATAGGTATGTGCCTGATTTCGTATCGCGTGATGTCCTGCCGGGGTTGTTCCGGTGATGTCCGCGCGATGTGTTCCAGATGGGCGAGGCAGCCTTGTTCCGTAGCCTGTCCGGACACCGCTTCCAACGTGACCGAGAGATGCGTCGATGCGGCGCTGTTGGTGGCGAAGACATATCGCCGCCCATCCGGTTTGATCCCGTCGATCTGCACACGGTAACCGGTCATGTCGAGGCTCAGGGCCCACGGTTGTTCCACGAGGGCGATGAGTGCGGGCTGCGGTGGCTCCGCTGCCATGGCGGTCTCGGATGTGAACAGGATCAGTCCGAGCACGCCGATTGGAACTGACTGTGTGAATGATGGCATGGGATCTCCTTGCCCTCTTTCGTTCGGGTGTCGGTTGTGAGGTGACTGTAGTCTAACGTTCACCTCCCGCCGGCCAAAGAAAAAGTGCGAAACCCGCGTCACGGCGCCCTGTGTCCCGCACGTTCATGGAGAGTTGGTCGGTATCAGTTTGTGGCGTCCTGCGACAGTGTGGAGGGCAGGCTGGGGTATTTCCCTTCAGCGGTGAGACGTATAGCGCCTGTGGATTGGAGGCGAGCGTCCAATCGTGGTACTTCGCGGAGGGTTAGCGGGATATCGGATTGCGCCCATCGGCGGCCTCTCGGTATCGGCTTTGCATTGTGTGAGGCAAGGATGTATCTGTATCGAGCGACGGTCCGTATGGCCGTGCAAGGGAAGGAGCCAGGATGCGACAGCGAGCTACGACCGTTCTCGGGTTTCGGCGACAGTGGCGAGTCGCCTGTGTATTGGCGGCGAGCCTCATGCTGGCGGGGCCGTCGGCGCATGCCACCGTCCAGGTGCTGCCTGAGATGACGCTGAAGCGTGAGGGACAGAGCATCACCGGAGCTAAGGCGATTCGCGCCGATCAGACGATGCAGGACATTCTGACGGCCTTCGATCGTGCGGAGCAAGCGCTGGAACGGCAGGATCTCAGCGCGCTGATGCAGTTTTATGCTTCCGGCTACAACTATCACGGCTTACATGTGGCGGACGTGGAGCGCATCTGGGGCGAGGTGTTCGAGCACTATCGCGCGTTATCCTCGACGCACCTGTTTTCCGAGATGAAGGTGGTGCAGACCGAAGAAGGGACCCGGGTGGAGTTGACGTGCACCGGCGGTCTTTATGGTACAGAGGCGCAGTCAGGCGCCCGCATCACGCTGGATAGTTGGTTCCAGGAGGTTCACTATCTGGTGCGGGACAAGAACGGATGGCGGTTTCTCGGGAATCGAGGGGATGCGCCGCGTTCGGCGCCCTTTTCCTCGTCCCCGCACCATCCTCTGTTCTGAGCGGGAGTGATCAGGCTGCAGCGGCGGATGCGGCTGTGGCAGCAGTGCCGAGCAGTTTCTTGACGCTGGCATGGGCCAGGACCACGTCGGGTGTCCGTTGCAGCGCTTCATAGTAGCTGCGTTCGAACCCGTCGCCCTCTTCGGAGGGCCGCAGCATCGTGCGCGCTTCCGACAGCAGGTCCTGTGCTGCTTCCAGGGTCGTGTCGTCTTGATCTTCGAGGACGACATCGATGCGGACGACGAGGTGTGATAGGGGGTGAAGCCAGGCGAACCAGGGGTCGTTCATAACCAGTTGCAGTAACTGCCCCGCTGAGGAGACGCGCCCGTAGATGCGTTCATAGGTGACTTGTTCGGAGACGATGAGGGACTTATGCAGGCCAAGCAGGCCGTGGCGGAGGTCCTTGAGGCTGCGGCGCAAACTGTCCGGAATCGGATTCGGAGCCGACCAGGAAGAACGTGTCATATACCACCAATCCTAACAGATCCACAGCTTCAAGCGACGGTTGTTCCCACCACAGGAATGACGCCCGATCCAGGGCCGATGCTCCGTCCTTCGTGGATACTCTATCGGCGTGTTTTCGCAAGGATTGAGTCTTCGGCAAGGGGAGGGCCACATTTTTTTGTAAGGCTGCGTCGTAGACGTGAGAAAAACCAGGGGTTTCTCCTGGAAGCTGAAGCACTTACCTGAATATCGGTCGTGCTCGGGATGTGTACGTAGGGGATCCGGATCCCAACGCAGAACCGGTAGGGCAGCGAGATTGGAGGCTATGGTCGAGCAGGGGCAAAACATCCAAGCCCGGTGGTACGCACAGTCCCCCGATGAACTCGCGCGGGCTCTTGATGTGAGCCTCGCACAGGGATTGCGCGAGGATGACGCTGCGCGCCGCCTGTCTGTTCATGGTCGGAATGAA is a window of Nitrospira sp. DNA encoding:
- a CDS encoding PilZ domain-containing protein, giving the protein MNRPIELQGPRGTSQGVVRDFSPGGCRIEQPEAKVHCGMRLTLRISLPDRREPIEIKPAVVTWTGKDSFGVEFLSLAQDIRARVKMVYDLLLDAQSSAESERVISLPSVSWK
- a CDS encoding tetratricopeptide repeat protein, which translates into the protein MPSFTQSVPIGVLGLILFTSETAMAAEPPQPALIALVEQPWALSLDMTGYRVQIDGIKPDGRRYVFATNSAASTHLSVTLEAVSGQATEQGCLAHLEHIARTSPEQPRQDITRYEIRHIPILEYLLPETKGTSVDQLHLFACVRKDNVYADIHVATTGFTRGDDSRLRAVLQSLDIVPAPRAGSLDHFRAGSASYLQGHFRQAIPYYEQAIALERAHSTLDKAVWRLLVHNLGVAYGMTGDLTRAKATLDYGLSQDPANSLFHYHLARTYAGMNDREKAMQSLHAAFRNNRQREGGDRIPDPRQDVSFRRFMLDPTFRDLAESLMQPAI